TTTGGAAGTTGGTTTTATCAAATTCCGGGCGATCCAAAAAATAACCAGGTAATTCCTGGTACAGGATCAACGTATTTTATCGGCAATAGCTTCTCCCTCCAGTTGAGATATGATGGTATTCTTCCTTCCTTGGATAAAGACATCAATCCGGTCGGGAGATCTTTCTCGATGAAATATTTTCTTGAGATGGACAAGTTTAATCCAACAGATTCTACTTCGACATCCGGAGGGTTTCGAGTTCCTGTCTACACGAAGTACAATATTTCGAGATTTGAACTGGCGTGGAATGAACACCTTGCTCTACCTTTTCCGCGGCACACGATTTCGTTCACAGTAAATGCCTCCGGCATATTGGGACCTCCTCTTGACGAGTTTTTCGATTACTATGCAGGCGGGTTCATTGGAATGCGCGGTTATTCATTTTATGCGCTCGGTGGAAATAAAACAGTGACACTGAACGCAACATATAGATTCCCGATTGCCACTCAATTAGATTTTCGAGTTCTTCAAATTTATTTTTCCAAACTCTACGGTTCCGTATTTTACGATATAGGAAATGCATGGCCTCGTGAAACGGCATCTGATAATTTTTGGAAGCAGGATGCCGGTTTCGAACTCCGGCTTGAAACATTTTCCTTCTATGCCTATCCAACACGCATCTTTTTTTCAGGTGCGTATGGTTTAGATCAATTTTCTCGGAATGTCCAGGATATCAATACCACTACAGTCACGTACGGCCACGAATGGCGTTTCTATTTGGGCGTGTTGTTTGGATTTGAATTAAACGACATCATGCCCCGGCAATTAATGAGGTAATCATGAAATATCGAATTTTAATAACCGGACTCTTAGCGCTATTTATCACAACCATTTCTCTCAGCCAATATCTTCATCTCCCGACATATAAATCCAGCAAAACATTCCTCACGGGGAATTTACAAAATGATTTCGTTATGCAAGAAAATCAGATGAAAGATATCGATGGTTCTGATTCCAATGGTAATTTGGTTGCGAAGAATAAGTATTTTCCGTTAGCTGCCGGATTGTTTTCGGCTGTTATACCAGGCGTAGGACAATTCTATACGAAAAGTTACTGGCAAAGTGCGGCTTTTTTTGGTGCAGAAGTTTTAACGTGGGTTATCTATGCTGCGTATGAAAAAAAAGGTGATCGGCAGACAGATGCGTTCCAAAACTATGCGGATGAACACTGGTCGGTTGTGCAGTATGCTGATTGGATCAATATAAACTTTGGCAGAACAATCAATATCAATCAGGATCTGAGTCTTCATTCCTGGGAAAGAGTTAATTGGGATGAATTAAATACCGTTGAGGAACAGATAGCACAGACCGATCCGCCGACAGGCTTTACGCATAAACTTGCGCCGTACAGTGATCAGCAGTATTATGAAATGATTGGAAAATATTCACAGTTTGGCGGTGGATGGGATGATGCAACCGCATATACAAAAGCCGATGTCATTGCAAATAACGGGATCGGTAATGTCTCTCCGCGATTTATAGAATACAGTAATATGAGAGGTGAAGCAAACAGCTTTTACAATATTGCCACCACTGTCTCGTATGTTATCGTTGCGAATCACGTTTTCAGCGCGCTTGAAGCAGCTTTGAATGCCTCTAAGATTAATCATAGGATTCAATTGCAGGGGCATGTTCAATCAAGAAGAATTTATGGAAACCTAATAGAGTTTGTGCCGACGCTTCAAGTTAAATATGAATTGTAGAATTCTGCCAGCTTGATTCGAATGGATTTGTTTCATAAATTGCTGATGAAGTGCTCAATTTGTAATTTGTTATAGGGTTTACTCTTCCCGCCTTTGTGCCCGAGCACTTTTGCACTGCGGCGGGCAAATAATCATTACTATTCTTTATTCACTGGTCTTAAGATGAAGCGTCTTTTTTCCCCTTGGCGTTCAGCGTATATTCAAACGTTCAGTGAGACAAAAAAATCACATGGATGCCTTTTTTGTACCATGCTGAAAGAGACGTCAGATGATGAGAACCTTATAGTATTGCGTGGAAAATTTTGCTTTGTTGTCCTTAATAAATTCCCTTATAACAGCGGCCATTTGATGGTTGTGCCGTACCGGCATACTTCTCGCTTTGCAAAGCTTTCCAGTGAAGAACATGGAGAGATTATGATGGTAACTGGGAAATGCATCAAAGCGCTTGAAAGAACTTCCAAACCGCAAGGATTTAACTTCGGTGCTAATTTAGGTAGAACCGCAGGTGCGGGTATTGATAAG
The genomic region above belongs to Ignavibacteriales bacterium and contains:
- a CDS encoding HIT domain-containing protein; this translates as MKRLFSPWRSAYIQTFSETKKSHGCLFCTMLKETSDDENLIVLRGKFCFVVLNKFPYNSGHLMVVPYRHTSRFAKLSSEEHGEIMMVTGKCIKALERTSKPQGFNFGANLGRTAGAGIDKHIHFHLVPRWDGDTNFMPVIGDVKIVSEEIQNLHCKLKNLLSSSHRMKNKNAQIQKYSKS
- a CDS encoding DUF5683 domain-containing protein, coding for MKYRILITGLLALFITTISLSQYLHLPTYKSSKTFLTGNLQNDFVMQENQMKDIDGSDSNGNLVAKNKYFPLAAGLFSAVIPGVGQFYTKSYWQSAAFFGAEVLTWVIYAAYEKKGDRQTDAFQNYADEHWSVVQYADWININFGRTININQDLSLHSWERVNWDELNTVEEQIAQTDPPTGFTHKLAPYSDQQYYEMIGKYSQFGGGWDDATAYTKADVIANNGIGNVSPRFIEYSNMRGEANSFYNIATTVSYVIVANHVFSALEAALNASKINHRIQLQGHVQSRRIYGNLIEFVPTLQVKYEL